From a region of the Panicum virgatum strain AP13 chromosome 2K, P.virgatum_v5, whole genome shotgun sequence genome:
- the LOC120665951 gene encoding uncharacterized protein LOC120665951: protein MSQASSRSGSSSQGRGGGVSGGYEGQGSPVPYRVGPLAYEPDVLCRCNGKACRWISWSNAQPGRRYYRCKKSRTGVDCGFFVWADEECSEWFKELLRDLRDAVWELKRELRKKDGELDAKDMVLEAKEMEVEVKKKEVEDMVMELNAKQQEVQAKEQVVALLEARLKNKNKCIDMLLCFVCSCF from the exons ATGTCGCAGGCAAGCTCTCGGTCGGGATCGAGCAGCCAAggccgtggcggaggcgtcaGCGGCGGGTACGAAGGGCAGGGTTCGCCGGTGCCGTACCGCGTTGGCCCTCTCGCGTACGAGCCCGACGTGCTATGCAGGTGCAATGGCAAGGCCTGCAgatggatttcgtggagcaatGCCCAGCCAGGGCGCAGGTACTACAGGTGCAAGAAGTCTAGG ACCGGAGTTGACTGCGGCTTCTTTGTTTGGGCCGATGAGGAATGCTCTGAATGGTTCAAGGAGCTGCTCAGGGACCTGAGAGATGCTGTCTGGGAGCTGAAGAGGGAGCTAAGGAAGAAGGATGGGGAGCTGGACGCCAAGGACATGGTGTTGGAGGCAAAGGAGATGGAGGTTGaggtgaagaagaaggaggttgaggacaTGGTCATGGAGCTGAATGCCAAGCAGCAGGAGGTGCAGGCCAAGGAACAAGTTGTGGCTTTACTGGAAGCACGGCTGAAGAATAAGAACAAGTGCATAGACATGCTGCTGTGCTTTGTATGTTCCTGCTTCTGA